Proteins from a genomic interval of Euwallacea fornicatus isolate EFF26 chromosome 1, ASM4011564v1, whole genome shotgun sequence:
- the LOC136350633 gene encoding acyl-CoA synthetase short-chain family member 3, mitochondrial: MSLVKRKKLDSKKSGKPQSKHSILNNNNYEKVFKESIENPESFWASIGTLITWAKPWKKVLDNSREPFTKWYVGGEINACYNAVDRHVEAGHGSRVALIYDSPGTGVSRKITYLELQEKVSKLAGVLARYGVQKGDRVLIYMPLIPETVMAMLAVARLGAIHSVVFGGFAATELSTRIMHAEPKVIIAASCGVEPNKVLNYISELNHAINMSIHKPHKCVIFQRKSIFIADLDPDRDIDWEEAIQNVESAPCVPVEANEPLYILYTSGTTGEPKGVQRPVGGHLATLAFTMKTLYAMGPNDVWWSTSDFGWVVGHSYMCYGPLVYGITSIIYEGKPTTTPDPSSYYRIISEYKVNAMFTVPTVLRILKEVDPEAKFGAEYDISSLRQVWVAGEHMDMSAKIWAEKIFKVPVINHWWQTETGSAISGTCVGLINPCNDSKLTTGLPFPGYNVQVLLRDGSLADVNELGRIVVKLPLPPGTLTTLYKADDRFYKTYFTKYSGFYDSMDAGYKDEDGLVYVTARADDIINVAGHRLSTLAIENIVLSHPDVCNACVVSVPDKIKNEVPLCMFVMKEDAILNEYMIAQEIISMVREHMGAVASFRLAVGVKALPTTRSGKICRKSIADLARNKLKKIPSTVLDSSVYKEIEETLRKLGFCSP, translated from the exons ATGAGTTTGGTGAAGCGGAAAAAATTGGACTCAAAAAAGTCTG gaaaacCACAGTCAAAACATTCAATcctaaataacaacaattatgAGAAGGTTTTCAAGGAATCGATTGAAAATCCGGAATCGTTTTGGGCTAGTATTGGGACCTTAATCACTTGGGCCAAGCCCTGGAAGAAAGTTTTGGACAACAGCAGAGAACCCTTCACCAAATG gtATGTAGGGGGTGAAATAAACGCTTGCTACAACGCAGTGGACCGTCATGTGGAGGCTGGACATGGGTCCAGAGTAGCTCTCATCTACGACAGTCCAGGAACAGGAGTATCCAGGAAAATTACCTATTTAGAACTACAGGAGAAGGTTTCCAAATTAGCAGGCGTTCTAGCGAGATATGGAGTGCAGAAGGGAGATAGAGTCTTGATCTACATGCCCCTGATTCCAGAGACTGTTATGGCCATGCTAGCGGTTGCCAGATTGGGAGCAATCCATTCTGTGGTTTTTGGAG GTTTTGCTGCAACTGAATTAAGTACAAGGATAATGCATGCTGAACCTAAAGTTATAATTGCGGCAAGTTGTGGTGTAGAGCCAAATAAAGTGCTTAa CTACATATCAGAGCTCAACCACGCAATTAACATGTCTATCCATAAACCTCATAAATGCGTCATTTTTCAACGAAAGTCCATCTTCATTGCTGATCTAGATCCGGACAGAGATATAGATTGGGAAGAAGCAATTCAAAACGTGGAAAGTGCGCCTTGTGTCCCCGTAGAAGCCAACGAACCACTTTACATTTTGTACACATCTGGAACCACTG GTGAACCTAAGGGGGTTCAAAGACCCGTAGGAGGCCATCTAGCTACCCTGGCCTTTACCATGAAGACTCTTTATGCTATGGGGCCAAATGACGTGTGGTGGTCCACCAGTGATTTTGGATGGGTAGTTGGTCATTCTTACATGTGCTACGGTCCTTTGGTATACGGAATCACCAGCATAATATATGAGGGAAAACCAACTACTACTCCAGATCCTAGCTCATATTACAG AATCATCAGCGAGTATAAAGTGAACGCAATGTTTACTGTTCCAACcgttttaagaattttgaaggaGGTAGACCCGGAAGCGAAATTTGGGGCCGAATACGACATCTCGAGTTTAAGACAG GTTTGGGTAGCAGGAGAACATATGGATATGTCAGCTAAAATCTGGGCAGAGAAGATCTTTAAAGTTCCTGTTATTAACCATTGGTGGCAAACTGAGACTGGATCAGCTATTTCAGGAACGTGTGTAGGATTAATTAACCCATGTAATGATAGCAAGCTCACCACTGGATTACCCTTTCCAGGATATAATG TTCAAGTGCTCCTCAGAGACGGAAGTTTGGCAGATGTAAATGAACTTGGTCGAATAGTAGTGAAACTTCCCCTACCACCGGGAACTTTGACCACCCTTTATAAAGCGGATGACCGTTTTTACAAAACCTATTTCACCAAATACTCG GGATTCTATGATTCCATGGATGCAGGCTATAAGGACGAAGACGGGCTGGTATATGTCACAGCTAGGGCTGATGACATTATTAACGTAGCTGGTCATAGGTTGTCCACATTAGCTATTGAAAATATAGTGCTGTCTCATCCAGACGTCTGCAATGCTTGTGTGGTTTCAGTACCCGATAAGATTAAGAATGAGGTTCCATTGTGTATGTTTGTGATGAAGGAAG atgcaattttaaatgagtACATGATTGCCcaagaaattatttctatgGTTAGGGAGCACATGGGAGCGGTAGCGTCTTTCCGATTAGCGGTGGGAGTGAAGGCTTTACCTACTACCAGATCAGGAAAGATTTGTCGAAAATCTATTGCAGATTTAGCTAGAAACAAGTTGAAAAAA attcccAGTACAGTACTAGATTCATCCGTATATAAGGAAATTGAAGAGACATTGAGAAAACTAGGATTTTGCAGCCCATAG